The Chryseobacterium geocarposphaerae genome has a window encoding:
- a CDS encoding TolC family protein: MLSRIFILALSSVFFANTAKAQEILTLKSALQTAVQNYGTIKAKESYRLSSQESIELAKRQYLPNLNISLQQDYGTVNGQNGPLYGFGGYGVASSGLPLPDQNWNASFGALYLANISWEFFSFGKAKQRVKVAESKNLRDTKDLSDEIFQHKVKVAAAYLNVLAAKKLKLSYARNLGRTDTIRRIVEVKERNGIVPGVDLSLAKADYANAMITYTKAKDNEQEQENKLAQLLGIPAQEFVLDSTLLKRVPTDFPTEANSSLESHPLLALFKSRINVSEQEKQLLKTQYYPSFSMVGIFQTRGSGFGSGYAQNQNDYSTSYWDGIHPTRSNYLVGLGVSWNFTQTYRLSKEISAQDYVSQGLKHEYDLAEQQLKAQLDLSENKWKNAITVYDQVPVQLKSANDAYIQRSVLYKNGLTDLVDLSQAIYALVRAETDRDIAISNVWNALLLKAAALGDFTVFENEL, encoded by the coding sequence ATGCTTTCAAGAATTTTTATTCTCGCCTTATCATCCGTTTTTTTTGCCAACACAGCGAAAGCACAGGAAATTCTCACGCTGAAATCTGCACTGCAAACCGCTGTTCAAAATTACGGAACCATTAAAGCCAAAGAATCTTACCGATTGTCTTCACAGGAATCGATAGAACTGGCAAAACGGCAATATCTGCCCAACCTCAACATCAGCCTGCAACAGGATTACGGGACAGTGAACGGACAAAACGGGCCATTGTACGGTTTCGGGGGCTACGGAGTCGCTTCTTCGGGACTCCCCCTTCCCGATCAAAACTGGAATGCCTCTTTCGGAGCATTGTATTTAGCCAATATCAGCTGGGAATTCTTCTCTTTCGGGAAAGCCAAGCAAAGGGTAAAAGTTGCAGAATCTAAAAACCTCAGGGATACCAAAGACTTGTCTGATGAGATTTTCCAGCACAAAGTGAAAGTTGCTGCGGCTTATTTAAACGTTTTAGCGGCTAAAAAATTAAAACTTTCCTATGCCCGAAACCTCGGAAGAACAGATACGATCAGAAGAATTGTTGAGGTAAAAGAAAGAAACGGAATCGTTCCCGGAGTTGATTTATCCCTTGCTAAAGCCGATTACGCCAACGCGATGATTACTTACACCAAAGCAAAAGACAACGAACAGGAACAGGAAAACAAACTGGCTCAATTGTTAGGAATTCCAGCCCAGGAATTTGTGCTGGACAGTACTTTATTAAAAAGAGTTCCGACCGATTTTCCGACCGAAGCCAATTCTTCTTTGGAAAGTCATCCTTTATTGGCTCTATTTAAAAGCAGAATCAATGTAAGCGAACAGGAAAAACAACTTCTGAAAACACAGTATTATCCGTCATTTTCGATGGTTGGAATTTTCCAGACGAGAGGTTCAGGATTTGGAAGTGGCTACGCTCAAAATCAAAATGATTATTCAACATCTTATTGGGACGGAATTCATCCAACGAGAAGCAATTATTTGGTTGGGCTTGGCGTTTCTTGGAATTTCACTCAGACCTATCGATTATCAAAAGAAATCAGCGCGCAGGATTATGTAAGTCAAGGGTTAAAACATGAATATGACCTCGCCGAACAGCAATTAAAAGCTCAATTGGATTTATCCGAAAACAAATGGAAGAATGCCATCACAGTGTACGACCAGGTTCCTGTTCAGTTAAAATCTGCCAATGACGCATACATCCAAAGATCGGTTTTATACAAAAACGGATTGACGGATCTGGTGGATTTATCGCAAGCCATTTATGCTTTAGTAAGAGCCGAAACCGACAGGGATATCGCCATCAGCAACGTCTGGAATGCTTTATTATTAAAAGCTGCCGCGTTGGGTGATTTCACTGTCTTTGAAAACGAATTGTAA
- a CDS encoding efflux RND transporter periplasmic adaptor subunit — MNRLYKYLIPTILVFSLQSCGHEEKKEAKKSAEPSSPEIEAVNPKQEDFASSTAIPGELQPYQKVDVYAKISSFVKKLYVDVGNEVKAGQLLATLEAPEINSQQSAASSALKSKEALYIASKAKYDRLKETSKTPGTISALDLEQALAAQKSDLAQLEAARASYHEVADVKNYLQIRAPFSGNIATRNVSAGAYVGPSGKGSDLPMFSLVQQDRLRLVVNVPESYTGLLNKNGDIKFSIQSIPGETFTAKVARFAGALDNKLRSQWVEMDVYNKDKRLLPGMVANVILPLSENNKSLSVPSTAVLNSTLGVFVIKVEKNIAHWVPVTAGIANGEVTTIIGNISTNDIIIKNASEEIRDGQNIRVKLLK, encoded by the coding sequence ATGAATCGATTATATAAATATTTAATTCCGACAATATTGGTTTTCAGCTTACAGAGTTGTGGACATGAGGAAAAAAAGGAAGCGAAAAAATCCGCGGAACCTTCTTCACCGGAAATCGAAGCGGTGAATCCAAAGCAGGAAGATTTTGCTTCATCAACAGCAATTCCGGGAGAATTGCAGCCTTATCAGAAAGTTGATGTCTATGCGAAGATCAGCAGTTTTGTTAAAAAATTATACGTTGATGTCGGAAATGAAGTAAAAGCAGGACAATTGTTGGCAACTTTAGAAGCTCCTGAGATCAATTCCCAACAAAGTGCAGCTTCATCAGCCTTAAAATCAAAAGAAGCCTTATATATTGCAAGTAAAGCAAAATATGACCGTTTAAAAGAAACTAGCAAAACACCAGGGACAATATCCGCACTTGATCTGGAACAGGCTTTAGCAGCACAAAAATCAGATTTGGCACAATTGGAAGCAGCAAGAGCATCATATCATGAAGTTGCTGATGTTAAAAATTATTTGCAGATCAGAGCACCATTCAGCGGAAATATTGCGACGAGAAACGTAAGTGCGGGAGCGTATGTTGGTCCCTCAGGAAAAGGTTCAGATTTACCTATGTTCAGTCTGGTCCAGCAAGACAGATTACGCTTGGTAGTGAATGTTCCTGAATCGTACACCGGATTATTGAATAAAAATGGCGATATTAAATTCTCTATTCAATCCATTCCCGGAGAAACGTTTACGGCAAAAGTAGCGAGATTTGCAGGAGCTTTGGACAACAAACTTCGCTCGCAATGGGTAGAAATGGACGTTTATAACAAAGACAAAAGATTATTGCCTGGGATGGTTGCCAATGTGATTTTACCTTTAAGTGAAAACAATAAATCTTTGTCTGTCCCTTCCACAGCCGTTTTAAATTCCACTTTGGGCGTTTTCGTTATTAAAGTTGAAAAGAATATTGCGCATTGGGTTCCAGTAACGGCAGGAATTGCTAACGGAGAAGTCACGACAATTATCGGAAATATTTCTACAAATGATATAATTATTAAGAATGCATCCGAAGAAATTCGTGATGGGCAGAATATTAGAGTTAAACTGCTTAAATAG
- a CDS encoding response regulator transcription factor, with the protein MKILIIEDNRELAQSMEFYLEGESYICECAYNYNEALERLNFNSYDCILLDIMLPDGNGLNILNHIKSEKINSGILIISAKNALDDKINGLEKGADDYITKPFHLPELHARLRAVYRRNKMDGYNEVKFNEIILNTDTYEVAINETRLEVTQKEFELLLYFLVNKNRVLSKQSIANHLWGDYTDNLANFDFVYQHVKNLRKKIGAAKGNDYIETIYGLGYKFNALKYSGS; encoded by the coding sequence ATGAAAATCCTGATCATAGAAGACAACAGAGAACTCGCCCAAAGTATGGAATTTTACCTCGAAGGTGAGAGCTATATCTGTGAATGTGCTTATAATTACAACGAGGCATTGGAACGATTAAATTTCAATTCTTACGACTGTATTTTGCTGGATATTATGTTGCCCGACGGAAACGGATTGAATATTTTAAATCATATCAAAAGTGAAAAAATCAACAGCGGAATTCTCATTATTTCTGCAAAAAACGCCTTAGACGACAAAATCAACGGATTGGAAAAAGGCGCCGATGATTATATCACAAAACCTTTCCACTTACCGGAACTACATGCCAGATTGAGGGCCGTTTACCGAAGAAATAAAATGGATGGTTACAACGAAGTAAAGTTCAATGAAATCATTTTAAATACTGATACTTACGAAGTTGCCATTAATGAAACAAGACTTGAAGTCACCCAGAAAGAATTTGAATTGCTTCTTTACTTTCTCGTCAACAAAAACCGGGTATTATCCAAACAGTCTATTGCCAATCATCTTTGGGGTGATTATACCGATAATTTGGCTAATTTTGATTTTGTTTATCAGCACGTTAAAAATCTCAGAAAAAAAATCGGCGCTGCAAAAGGTAACGATTATATCGAAACGATCTACGGCTTGGGGTACAAGTTTAATGCTTTAAAATATAGTGGTTCATGA
- a CDS encoding C40 family peptidase codes for MKKRVLFYLVAVVSTMSLQSCVTNYVVSKPATYTKEYKTDAKLASFDPKKAELDKQRLIDSFLAEKAASIASAKNAVKNSEIAKAIKHNTTIDNILSEAATYLGTPYRYGGTTRNGIDCSAFVLSVFGAAAGLSLPRVASSQAQEGEKVEKENLQKGDLIFFSHGRRISHVGIVESVSEDGEVKFIHAATSKGVMVSSLNDSYWGPKYRFAKRIINENGEAYNNLAAVTPVSNGTSF; via the coding sequence ATGAAGAAAAGAGTTTTGTTTTATTTAGTTGCTGTAGTTTCTACAATGTCTCTACAGTCTTGTGTTACAAATTATGTAGTTTCAAAACCAGCAACTTATACTAAAGAATACAAAACAGATGCCAAACTAGCTTCTTTCGATCCTAAGAAAGCTGAGCTTGATAAGCAAAGATTAATTGATTCTTTCCTTGCTGAAAAAGCGGCATCTATTGCCAGTGCGAAAAACGCGGTTAAAAATTCTGAGATTGCAAAAGCAATCAAACACAATACAACAATTGACAACATTTTATCTGAGGCAGCTACTTATTTAGGGACACCTTACAGATATGGAGGAACAACAAGAAACGGAATTGACTGTTCTGCTTTCGTTCTTTCAGTTTTCGGTGCAGCAGCAGGTCTTAGTTTACCAAGAGTAGCATCTTCTCAGGCACAGGAAGGAGAAAAAGTAGAAAAAGAGAATCTACAGAAAGGAGATTTGATTTTCTTCTCTCACGGCAGAAGAATTTCTCACGTAGGAATTGTTGAAAGTGTTTCCGAAGACGGAGAAGTTAAATTCATCCATGCTGCCACATCAAAAGGAGTAATGGTTTCTTCTCTTAATGATTCCTACTGGGGACCAAAATACAGATTCGCAAAAAGAATCATTAATGAAAACGGAGAGGCTTACAATAATCTGGCAGCAGTAACTCCAGTATCAAACGGAACAAGTTTTTAA
- a CDS encoding sensor histidine kinase, translated as MNLVNKISVWFIAIILLVTPVSMYISYTSIKKRLDNVEIERLKTVNNYVINQLRNGETPANSTQGLPISINVLNGKNLPAEPEILHTCLKDNGISKNECKIQINSFANIDNRIYKISSYTYITATKEIMGGMLIALFWKLLLITAIVFITARILSKFILKPFHHAIDGIQKFSIQKKERLELLPTSTKEFKKLNEFLKTMTDKALEDYASVKEFSENASHEVQTPLAIIQSKIELLAETEINENQAILLTDIQNSIDKLSRINRSLILLTKLNNNEFLTNKELKFCRVEKETLCMYEDHLALKNITLNRNCEKNVYIKIHPTLAEILLSNLLSNAIRHNLEGGKIEINLTKNYFQISNTGLPPDVPPNELFKRFKKSNQSQESIGLGLSIVKQICEVNKFAVHYDFADGWHNITIYFDQTALYEPSISDKILNENNLEFESVEQVVNFAE; from the coding sequence ATGAATTTAGTGAATAAAATATCAGTCTGGTTTATCGCCATTATTTTACTGGTCACCCCCGTGAGCATGTACATTTCGTACACAAGCATTAAAAAGCGGCTGGATAATGTTGAAATTGAAAGATTGAAAACCGTCAACAATTATGTGATCAATCAATTAAGAAATGGAGAAACTCCTGCGAATTCAACACAAGGACTTCCTATTTCCATTAATGTCTTAAACGGCAAAAACCTTCCTGCGGAACCGGAAATTCTTCACACCTGCCTTAAAGACAATGGCATTTCTAAGAATGAATGTAAAATCCAGATCAATTCTTTTGCAAATATTGATAATAGAATTTATAAAATCTCTTCCTACACCTACATTACCGCTACCAAAGAAATTATGGGCGGAATGCTGATTGCTCTCTTCTGGAAATTATTATTAATTACAGCTATTGTTTTTATCACCGCAAGGATTTTATCTAAATTCATATTAAAACCTTTCCACCACGCGATTGACGGAATTCAAAAATTCAGTATTCAGAAAAAAGAAAGACTTGAACTTTTACCGACAAGCACAAAAGAGTTCAAAAAATTAAATGAATTCCTAAAAACCATGACCGACAAGGCATTGGAAGACTATGCTTCTGTGAAGGAATTCTCCGAAAACGCTTCTCATGAAGTTCAGACGCCTTTAGCCATTATTCAAAGTAAAATTGAATTGTTAGCAGAAACGGAAATCAATGAAAATCAAGCGATTTTATTGACAGATATTCAAAATTCTATTGATAAATTAAGCCGCATCAACCGCTCTTTAATTCTTTTAACTAAATTAAATAACAATGAGTTTTTAACAAACAAAGAATTGAAATTCTGCAGGGTTGAAAAAGAAACGCTATGTATGTACGAGGATCATTTGGCGTTGAAAAACATTACGTTAAACAGAAATTGTGAAAAGAATGTTTATATTAAAATTCACCCGACCTTAGCCGAAATTCTGTTAAGCAATCTTCTTTCCAACGCAATCCGGCATAATCTGGAAGGCGGAAAAATTGAAATTAATCTTACCAAAAACTACTTCCAGATCAGCAATACCGGACTTCCGCCTGATGTTCCGCCCAATGAATTATTTAAAAGGTTTAAAAAAAGTAACCAGTCCCAGGAAAGTATCGGCCTTGGCCTTTCTATTGTGAAACAAATCTGTGAAGTCAATAAATTTGCTGTTCATTACGATTTTGCCGACGGATGGCACAACATTACAATTTATTTTGATCAAACCGCGCTTTATGAACCATCAATTTCTGACAAGATCTTAAATGAAAACAATTTAGAATTCGAAAGTGTTGAACAAGTTGTAAACTTTGCTGAATAA
- a CDS encoding glutamine synthetase III family protein: MSTLRFKALETLPFKDFRRDNSVEVPVKLSELFCQNVFSEETMREYLTKEAFQSIMDAVKKGTKIQRHIADQVAVAMKDWAMSKGVTHYTHWFQPLTGSTAEKHDSFFTPIEGGRAIERFSGNLLIQQEPDASSFPNGGIRNTFEARGYTAWDPTSPAFIMGTTLCIPSIFISYTGETLDYKAPLLRALNAVDEAATNVMQYFDKNVTKVTPTLGWEQEYFLVDSALYQSRPDLVLTGKTLLGHSPAKGQQLDDHYFGSIPTRVMNFMKELEIECMKLGIPVTTRHNEVAPNQFELAPMFEEVNVAVDHNSLLMDVMARIAHRHHFHILFHEKPFAGVNGSGKHNNWSLATDTGENLLSPGKNPKKNLQFLTFFVNTIKAVHEYADLLRASIASASNDHRLGANEAPPAIISVFIGSQLFRVLEELEKVTEGKLSPDEKTDLKLNVVGKIPEILLDNTDRNRTSPFAFTGNKFEIRAVGSAANCAESMTVMNTIAAKQLNDFKKEVDALIETGLKKDEAIFNVLREYIKQCKNIMFEGDGYSDDWAKEAKKRGLNNLKTTPEALKQEMDKKFLALYEEMGIFTHREVEARNEIKLEKYSTVIDIEARVLSDIARNHIIPSALNYQNRLIENVKGLKEIFGDKEFKSLAKEQMSLITSISENVSKIKVGVEDLIKAREAAKAVSDSQKQAETYCNKVKPLFDVIREASDDLEMMVDDELWPMTKYREMLFTK; this comes from the coding sequence ATGTCAACTTTAAGATTCAAAGCGTTAGAAACTTTACCATTTAAGGACTTTAGAAGAGATAACTCTGTGGAAGTTCCTGTGAAATTGTCAGAATTATTCTGTCAAAATGTTTTCTCAGAAGAAACGATGAGAGAATATTTAACAAAAGAAGCATTCCAGTCTATTATGGATGCGGTAAAAAAAGGAACTAAAATCCAGAGACACATTGCAGACCAGGTAGCAGTAGCTATGAAAGACTGGGCAATGAGCAAAGGAGTAACTCACTACACACACTGGTTTCAGCCTTTGACAGGAAGTACTGCAGAAAAGCACGATTCTTTCTTCACTCCTATCGAAGGAGGCAGAGCCATTGAAAGATTCAGCGGAAACTTATTGATCCAGCAGGAACCGGACGCGTCTTCTTTCCCGAATGGTGGTATCAGAAACACTTTCGAAGCAAGAGGTTATACCGCTTGGGATCCTACATCTCCGGCATTCATTATGGGTACTACATTATGCATCCCTTCTATCTTCATCTCTTATACAGGAGAAACTTTAGATTATAAAGCTCCTCTTTTAAGAGCATTGAATGCAGTAGACGAAGCTGCAACCAACGTAATGCAATATTTTGACAAAAACGTAACAAAAGTAACTCCTACTTTAGGTTGGGAGCAAGAATATTTCTTAGTTGACTCAGCATTATACCAATCCCGTCCGGATTTAGTTTTAACAGGTAAAACTTTATTGGGACATTCTCCTGCAAAAGGACAGCAATTGGATGACCACTATTTCGGTTCTATTCCTACAAGAGTAATGAACTTCATGAAAGAGTTGGAAATCGAATGTATGAAATTGGGTATTCCTGTAACGACTAGACACAACGAGGTAGCTCCAAACCAATTTGAGCTGGCTCCAATGTTTGAAGAAGTAAACGTAGCCGTAGATCACAACTCTTTGTTGATGGACGTAATGGCAAGAATTGCTCACAGACACCATTTCCACATTTTATTCCACGAAAAGCCATTCGCAGGCGTAAACGGAAGCGGAAAACACAACAATTGGTCTTTGGCAACTGATACAGGGGAAAACTTATTAAGCCCGGGAAAAAACCCTAAGAAAAACTTACAGTTCTTAACGTTCTTTGTTAACACAATCAAAGCAGTTCACGAATATGCTGATCTTTTAAGAGCAAGTATCGCTTCTGCAAGTAACGACCACAGATTAGGGGCAAACGAAGCTCCACCGGCAATTATTTCTGTATTCATCGGAAGCCAGTTGTTCAGAGTTTTGGAAGAGCTTGAAAAAGTAACGGAAGGAAAACTTTCACCGGACGAAAAAACAGATTTAAAATTAAATGTTGTTGGAAAAATTCCTGAAATCTTGTTGGATAACACTGACAGAAACAGAACTTCTCCATTTGCATTTACAGGAAATAAATTCGAGATCAGAGCGGTAGGTTCTGCGGCAAACTGTGCTGAATCTATGACCGTAATGAATACCATCGCAGCAAAACAATTAAACGATTTCAAAAAAGAAGTTGATGCTTTAATTGAAACAGGTCTTAAAAAAGACGAAGCAATCTTCAACGTATTGAGAGAATACATCAAGCAGTGTAAAAACATTATGTTTGAAGGTGACGGATATTCTGATGACTGGGCAAAAGAAGCTAAAAAGAGAGGGTTGAACAACTTAAAGACTACTCCGGAAGCTCTTAAACAGGAAATGGATAAAAAATTCTTAGCGCTTTACGAAGAAATGGGAATTTTCACGCACAGAGAAGTTGAAGCGAGAAACGAAATCAAATTAGAAAAATATTCTACAGTAATCGACATTGAAGCGAGAGTTCTAAGTGATATCGCAAGAAACCACATTATTCCTTCAGCTTTAAATTATCAGAACAGACTGATCGAGAACGTAAAAGGTCTTAAAGAAATCTTCGGAGACAAAGAGTTCAAATCGTTAGCAAAAGAACAAATGAGCTTAATTACCAGCATCTCTGAAAACGTTTCTAAAATCAAGGTTGGCGTTGAAGATCTGATCAAAGCGAGAGAAGCTGCAAAAGCGGTTTCCGACAGTCAAAAACAGGCAGAAACTTACTGCAACAAAGTAAAACCTTTATTCGACGTTATCAGAGAAGCTTCTGATGACTTAGAAATGATGGTGGATGATGAGCTTTGGCCAATGACGAAATACAGAGAAATGTTATTTACAAAGTAA
- a CDS encoding efflux RND transporter permease subunit — protein sequence MNLIRFALRKPITILVIVAGLFFFGIRSVNSIKVDIFPKLDLPVIYVSHPFSGYTPQQMEAFFAKQYINIFLFVNGIKSIETKNIQGLTLMKINFYPGTNMAQAAAELNSFSTRIQAAFPPGSNPPFIIRFDASTLPVGQLVLSSDKRSNNELLDLANVYVRSTFTSIPGIVSSPPFGGNIRTVVINANPDLLRQHNMTPDQLVEALRLNNQTAPSGNVRIGDKYYITPTNTMIKNVKDFENIPLYKGSVQNLYLRDVATVTDGADMTSGYALVNGRRSVYLSIAKSADASTWDVVQNLKKQLPQIQSNLPDDVKVSFEFDQSTYVINSVKSLLSEGTIGAVLTGLMVILFLGDIRGALIVILTIPTSIISAVLFLNLFGQTINIMTLSGLALAIGILVDESTVTIENIHQHLDMGKPKSIAIWDACKEIAFPKLLILFCILAVFAPAFTMGGIPGSLFLPLALAIGFSMIVSYFLAQTFVPIMANWIMKVKHHKGKDGHNLSDSEELKAAGLSDENDTWSQKEILLQNEDSNRDGKVSLFEKIRFRYLKFLDRIMPYRKMVVSAYILLMIGMIALFLNSIGRDVLPQVNGTQFQVRMRVPDGTRIEKTELQTLKLLDGIEEIVGKDNVSITSAYVGTHPTLFSVSPIYLWMAGSHETVLQVGLNEDYHTNMDDLKDKIREKAKTINPDMKLSFEPIELTEKILSQGSPTPIEVRLSGRDKSVNENYAKKIVEELKKIPYLRDVQIGQSIKYPALDINVDRVRAAQLGVDMSDVSRSLVASTSSSRFTEKNIWTDEKGGYSYNVQVQIPENKMNSKEEIAGIPLQKNSNRPNLGDVATIKNSFTYGETDNLGAMPTLTVTANLNHTDLGTASKDVQKVIDNMGELPRGLNIQMIGLSQTLNETLSSLQSSLIIAIVVIFLMLAANFQSFKVSAVVLATAPAVLVGSLALLIISGSTLNLQSYMGIIMSVGVSISNAVLLITNAEQLRKHNGNALLSAREAAALRLRPIVMTALAMVVGMIPMALGLGEAGDQVSPLGRAVIGGLVASTFAALFILPLAFAWGQGKATTQSVSLDPEDKESIHFMPEIVK from the coding sequence ATGAATTTAATAAGATTTGCATTAAGAAAACCCATTACGATTTTAGTGATTGTTGCTGGACTGTTTTTCTTCGGAATACGATCAGTCAACTCCATTAAAGTCGATATTTTTCCCAAACTGGATTTACCGGTAATCTATGTTTCCCACCCTTTCAGCGGATACACACCGCAGCAGATGGAAGCGTTTTTTGCCAAACAATACATCAATATTTTCCTTTTCGTTAACGGAATTAAAAGTATTGAAACCAAAAATATCCAGGGACTGACTTTAATGAAAATTAATTTCTATCCCGGAACCAATATGGCGCAAGCCGCCGCAGAACTGAACTCGTTTTCAACCAGAATTCAGGCCGCGTTTCCGCCAGGTTCCAACCCGCCGTTTATCATTCGTTTTGATGCTTCAACTCTTCCGGTCGGACAATTGGTTTTAAGCAGTGATAAAAGATCTAACAACGAATTGCTCGATCTCGCGAACGTATATGTTCGTTCCACATTTACTTCTATTCCCGGAATTGTTTCGTCTCCGCCTTTTGGAGGAAATATTCGTACGGTAGTCATTAATGCCAACCCGGATTTGCTCCGTCAGCATAATATGACGCCGGATCAGCTTGTGGAGGCATTAAGATTAAATAACCAAACCGCACCTTCCGGAAATGTAAGAATCGGAGATAAATACTACATCACTCCGACCAATACGATGATAAAAAATGTAAAAGATTTTGAAAATATTCCTTTGTATAAAGGCAGTGTTCAGAACCTTTATTTAAGAGATGTCGCGACCGTTACCGACGGAGCGGATATGACTTCCGGTTATGCTTTGGTGAATGGCCGTCGTTCGGTTTATTTAAGTATTGCTAAAAGTGCCGATGCTTCAACCTGGGATGTGGTTCAGAATCTGAAAAAACAGTTACCGCAGATTCAGTCCAATCTTCCGGATGATGTGAAAGTCAGTTTTGAATTTGACCAGTCAACTTACGTAATTAATTCCGTTAAAAGTTTATTGAGCGAAGGAACAATCGGAGCTGTCCTCACAGGATTAATGGTCATTTTATTCCTCGGCGACATCAGAGGGGCGTTGATTGTAATTCTCACCATTCCGACTTCCATTATTTCGGCGGTTTTATTTTTAAACCTTTTCGGTCAGACCATTAATATTATGACGTTGAGCGGACTTGCCCTCGCCATAGGAATTCTCGTCGATGAAAGCACCGTTACCATAGAAAATATTCACCAGCATCTGGATATGGGAAAACCCAAATCGATCGCCATCTGGGATGCTTGTAAAGAAATTGCCTTTCCAAAATTGCTGATCTTATTTTGTATTCTGGCAGTTTTTGCTCCGGCATTTACAATGGGCGGAATTCCGGGATCATTATTCTTACCATTGGCTTTAGCAATTGGTTTCAGTATGATTGTCTCTTATTTTCTTGCACAGACTTTCGTTCCTATCATGGCTAACTGGATTATGAAAGTGAAACATCACAAGGGAAAAGACGGTCACAATTTATCAGATTCCGAAGAATTAAAAGCTGCCGGATTGAGTGATGAAAATGACACCTGGAGCCAGAAAGAAATTTTACTTCAGAATGAAGACAGCAACCGCGACGGAAAAGTTAGTTTGTTTGAAAAAATAAGATTCCGTTATCTGAAATTTTTAGACAGAATCATGCCTTATCGTAAAATGGTGGTTTCAGCTTATATTTTATTAATGATAGGAATGATTGCTTTATTTCTAAATAGCATCGGACGAGATGTTTTACCGCAGGTGAACGGAACACAATTCCAAGTAAGAATGAGAGTTCCGGACGGAACCAGAATTGAAAAAACCGAGCTTCAGACTCTAAAATTATTAGACGGAATTGAAGAAATTGTCGGAAAAGACAATGTTTCCATCACCTCTGCATACGTAGGAACACACCCTACTCTTTTCTCGGTAAGCCCGATTTACCTTTGGATGGCAGGTTCTCATGAAACGGTTTTACAGGTGGGTTTAAATGAAGATTATCATACCAATATGGATGATTTAAAGGATAAAATCAGAGAAAAAGCGAAAACCATTAATCCTGATATGAAATTATCCTTCGAGCCGATTGAATTAACTGAAAAAATTCTCAGCCAAGGTTCTCCGACTCCGATTGAGGTGAGATTATCGGGAAGAGATAAAAGCGTAAATGAAAATTATGCTAAAAAAATCGTAGAAGAATTAAAGAAGATTCCTTATTTGAGAGATGTTCAGATTGGTCAGTCTATCAAATATCCAGCCTTAGATATTAATGTTGATCGTGTCCGCGCTGCTCAATTGGGAGTGGATATGTCGGATGTCTCGCGTTCTTTGGTAGCATCAACTTCATCATCAAGATTTACGGAAAAAAATATTTGGACGGATGAAAAAGGTGGTTATAGCTACAATGTTCAGGTTCAGATTCCTGAAAATAAAATGAACAGCAAAGAAGAAATTGCAGGAATTCCATTACAGAAAAATTCCAACAGACCGAATTTGGGAGATGTTGCAACCATCAAAAACAGTTTCACCTATGGAGAAACCGACAACTTGGGAGCAATGCCGACTTTGACAGTGACTGCAAATCTTAATCACACCGATTTAGGAACTGCTTCAAAAGATGTACAAAAAGTAATTGATAATATGGGTGAACTTCCAAGGGGTTTAAATATTCAAATGATTGGTTTAAGCCAGACTTTAAATGAAACCTTAAGCAGTTTACAAAGTAGTTTGATTATCGCGATTGTTGTGATTTTCTTAATGTTGGCCGCGAATTTTCAGTCATTCAAAGTTTCTGCGGTTGTATTGGCAACAGCGCCTGCAGTTTTGGTTGGATCTTTAGCTTTATTAATCATCAGTGGATCAACGCTTAACCTTCAATCTTATATGGGAATCATCATGTCGGTAGGAGTTTCGATTTCGAATGCTGTATTGTTAATTACGAATGCAGAACAATTAAGAAAACATAACGGAAATGCATTACTTTCCGCAAGAGAAGCCGCAGCATTGAGGTTAAGACCTATTGTAATGACCGCATTAGCAATGGTCGTGGGAATGATCCCGATGGCGCTCGGATTGGGAGAAGCCGGAGATCAGGTTTCACCTTTGGGAAGAGCCGTAATCGGAGGGCTTGTAGCTTCTACTTTTGCCGCTCTGTTCATCCTTCCGCTGGCATTTGCCTGGGGACAAGGAAAAGCGACCACTCAAAGTGTTTCTCTTGATCCGGAAGATAAAGAAAGCATTCACTTTATGCCTGAAATTGTAAAATAA